A DNA window from Mesorhizobium sp. C432A contains the following coding sequences:
- a CDS encoding GtrA family protein yields the protein MFSSARIADDQVDKSNHAGAHERPLLERGWRYTVVGAICAIAHNAIMIAVDQLSGHYLLGIMISFLAVMPTGYALHSWFTFGKPLRLKAFARFAAGVAAAYPISVAMMVLLCSCLGLGVAIASPIATVALLIWNVVVAHFAILSRFNLKPITLPATSSRSTTGNEE from the coding sequence ATGTTCAGCTCTGCCAGGATCGCCGACGACCAAGTGGACAAGAGCAACCATGCCGGAGCTCACGAAAGACCGCTTTTGGAACGTGGATGGCGGTACACTGTGGTGGGAGCGATATGCGCAATTGCGCACAATGCCATCATGATTGCGGTTGATCAGCTGAGTGGGCATTACCTGCTGGGCATCATGATTTCATTCCTGGCTGTGATGCCTACGGGATACGCTCTGCACAGCTGGTTCACCTTCGGCAAGCCACTTCGCTTGAAAGCGTTTGCGCGTTTTGCGGCAGGTGTGGCTGCGGCCTATCCGATCTCGGTAGCCATGATGGTGCTTCTCTGTTCATGCCTCGGCCTTGGCGTTGCGATTGCGTCTCCGATCGCCACAGTTGCGTTGCTCATCTGGAACGTTGTCGTTGCGCATTTTGCTATCTTGTCACGGTTCAATCTAAAGCCCATCACCTTGCCGGCGACATCCTCTCGCTCAACCACGGGAAACGAGGAATGA
- a CDS encoding class I SAM-dependent methyltransferase — protein MRMLPPGQIMRRALGRHFKPVGDIYRRVFVNLNVIADFLDRELPNGARVLDIGGGDGALVDRLLDRRPDLTVTMCDLAPSIGAFLSNANRAKVELLPATDLSSVQGSFDVVTISDVIHHVPVDGRDAFFKSLADSCERWACRKIILKDIEPGGIRATLSLLADRHITGDKHVVLFSRSDFTAMARRHFPTAKRASALPDRPNYCELLSW, from the coding sequence ATGAGAATGTTGCCGCCAGGACAGATCATGCGCAGGGCTCTTGGCCGTCATTTCAAGCCGGTCGGAGACATCTACCGGCGTGTTTTCGTCAATCTCAATGTAATTGCGGATTTTCTCGATCGCGAATTGCCGAACGGCGCGAGGGTTTTGGATATCGGCGGCGGGGATGGAGCGCTCGTCGACCGGTTGCTTGATCGGCGCCCCGACCTAACGGTTACGATGTGCGATCTCGCACCTTCAATCGGTGCCTTTCTAAGCAACGCAAATCGGGCGAAGGTCGAACTTCTGCCCGCCACGGACCTTTCCAGCGTGCAGGGATCTTTTGATGTTGTGACGATTTCCGACGTCATTCATCATGTGCCGGTCGATGGGCGCGACGCATTCTTCAAATCGCTGGCCGACAGTTGCGAACGCTGGGCCTGCCGGAAGATCATCTTGAAGGACATCGAGCCTGGTGGAATACGCGCCACCTTGTCGCTTCTTGCGGACCGGCACATTACCGGAGACAAGCATGTCGTGCTATTTTCACGCTCGGACTTCACGGCCATGGCAAGACGGCATTTCCCCACAGCAAAAAGAGCATCGGCGTTACCGGACCGGCCGAATTATTGTGAACTGCTCAGCTGGTAG
- a CDS encoding class I SAM-dependent methyltransferase — MASGLVCPVCYSRLGTSPVALTCESCPAPYPVHKGIPFFVESPVREGFDASFHEEAYAGTSTRARLYNSLKQVITSEYSPHDTLNSFLASIPQDSMIVEFGSGARRVRPDVLNIDLFPTPNVDLVANIEHTPLASDSVDVVILDSVIEHVPNPVAVVDEVFRVLKPGGKLLCINPFLFPYHGYPAHYCNFTKDGIEQLLQRFARVEVQTHQGPTSAIVNILSEYIGVVVGRENRTRYMVAKAAILTLTFPLKFIDKFLVDRPESHRIASMLGTIATK; from the coding sequence ATGGCATCGGGCCTCGTCTGCCCAGTCTGCTATTCCAGGCTTGGCACAAGCCCGGTTGCCCTGACCTGCGAATCTTGCCCTGCCCCCTATCCCGTGCACAAAGGCATTCCGTTCTTTGTCGAGTCGCCGGTGAGGGAGGGCTTCGACGCGAGCTTCCATGAAGAGGCGTATGCCGGTACCAGTACGCGCGCCCGTCTCTACAATTCGCTCAAGCAGGTCATCACCAGCGAATATTCGCCGCACGACACGCTGAATTCGTTTCTTGCCTCGATACCTCAGGACTCAATGATCGTTGAGTTCGGCTCCGGCGCACGGCGCGTCCGCCCCGATGTTCTCAACATTGACCTGTTCCCCACCCCGAACGTCGATCTGGTCGCGAATATCGAGCACACGCCGCTTGCGAGCGATTCCGTCGACGTCGTCATTCTGGACAGCGTGATCGAGCATGTTCCCAATCCGGTAGCGGTCGTCGATGAAGTGTTCCGTGTCCTGAAGCCGGGTGGGAAGCTGCTCTGCATCAACCCTTTCCTGTTCCCCTATCACGGCTATCCCGCCCACTACTGCAACTTCACAAAGGACGGGATCGAGCAGCTTCTCCAGCGGTTCGCAAGGGTAGAGGTCCAGACGCATCAAGGGCCGACAAGCGCGATCGTCAACATCCTGTCCGAATACATCGGCGTCGTTGTCGGTCGAGAGAACCGAACCCGCTACATGGTAGCGAAAGCCGCGATCCTGACGCTGACATTCCCGTTGAAGTTTATCGACAAATTTCTGGTCGATCGCCCGGAGAGTCACCGGATCGCCAGCATGCTCGGCACCATCGCGACCAAATAG
- a CDS encoding NAD(P)H-dependent glycerol-3-phosphate dehydrogenase, with amino-acid sequence MSASKTSGRDRTGWRVAVLGGGAWGTALALAMLRSGHDVRLYARDEETVSAIRRGENPRYLPGIAIETGIAATSDIGTALTDADCALAVAPAQALRAMLTTAKPHMPKGIPLVLCAKGIERDTGALLSAIVDEILPETPVSALSGPSFAADVARGLPTAVVVAARDDALAAELAARFSAQNLRCYSSDDLIGVEIGGALKNVFAIAAGAVTGAGLGASAQAAMVTRGFVELRRIGASFGAKPETLMGLSGLGDLLLTCSSAQSRNFAYGLALGQGKPLSGLPLAEGVPTAAIAARIATERHIDAPIIAAVSAILDGTITIRQAVTALMTRPLKTETGI; translated from the coding sequence ATGAGCGCCAGCAAGACAAGCGGCAGGGACAGAACCGGCTGGCGCGTCGCCGTGCTTGGCGGCGGCGCCTGGGGCACGGCGCTGGCGCTGGCGATGCTGCGCTCCGGTCACGATGTGCGGCTCTACGCCCGCGACGAAGAGACGGTTTCCGCGATCCGCCGCGGCGAGAACCCGCGTTATCTCCCCGGCATCGCCATTGAAACAGGCATTGCGGCGACCAGCGATATCGGCACTGCCCTGACCGATGCCGATTGCGCGCTGGCCGTGGCACCGGCACAGGCGCTGCGCGCCATGCTGACGACGGCAAAGCCCCATATGCCGAAAGGCATCCCGCTGGTTCTCTGCGCCAAAGGCATTGAGCGCGACACCGGCGCGCTGCTGTCGGCGATCGTTGATGAGATTCTGCCCGAAACTCCGGTTTCGGCCCTGTCCGGTCCCAGCTTTGCCGCCGACGTCGCCAGGGGTCTGCCGACCGCTGTCGTGGTTGCTGCACGCGACGACGCCTTGGCGGCCGAGCTTGCCGCGCGCTTTTCGGCGCAGAATCTGCGCTGCTATTCCAGCGACGATTTGATCGGCGTCGAGATCGGCGGTGCTTTGAAGAATGTGTTCGCCATTGCCGCTGGCGCCGTCACCGGCGCTGGGCTCGGCGCCAGCGCGCAGGCCGCCATGGTGACACGCGGCTTCGTCGAACTGCGCCGCATCGGCGCGTCCTTCGGCGCCAAGCCGGAGACGCTGATGGGGCTTTCCGGCCTCGGCGACCTTTTGCTCACCTGCTCTTCGGCCCAGTCGCGCAATTTCGCCTATGGGCTGGCGCTGGGGCAAGGTAAGCCCTTGTCCGGACTGCCGCTCGCCGAAGGCGTGCCGACGGCGGCGATCGCCGCCCGCATCGCCACCGAGCGCCACATCGACGCGCCGATCATCGCTGCGGTGTCGGCGATACTGGACGGCACGATCACCATTCGGCAGGCTGTCACGGCATTGATGACCCGGCCGCTGAAGACCGAAACCGGTATTTAA